A region from the Aphis gossypii isolate Hap1 chromosome 1, ASM2018417v2, whole genome shotgun sequence genome encodes:
- the LOC114129607 gene encoding protein AAR2 homolog, with protein MDQDTAMKLYLNGATAFFLDIPSGMEFGIDMMSWATGDKFKGIKMIPPGIHFIYYSATDKYGNTAPRCGFFHGFKKGECLVKKWDTENEMLVDVPRLEIVQYKTNILHFDDCLGPYPYEELSKWNGLSSLLTNNLILRLCPETKFIRSAMELFPTSVKENTKKRRKWGPIRSETDVGYEHLPNLVPKEENKIRFTEPPECHYPPGSSLSEITKYSLDTSYILDNMAEKHESKIDLLAELQFSYICFLLGLSYESFERWKKLFQLFCMSKDAIAQDQNFFAKFFIAVRHQLETIPEGFLVDIVENNNVIYNGLKELFRTLETCDFALEDDLKDGTIQIKRFLQQKFGWEFNGLNEEDDDEAPVVVDCTEDSF; from the exons ATGGATCAAGATACAGCCATGAAACTGTATCTGAACGGTGCGACAGCGTTTTTTCTGGACATACCGTCTGGCATGGAATTCGGCATCGATATGATGTCCTGGGCGACTGGTGATAAATTTAAAGGAATCAAAATGATACCCCCTGGCatacatttcatatattatag tgccACCGATAAGTATGGAAATACAGCTCCACGTTGTGGTTTTTTTCATGGTTTTAAAAAAGGTGAATGTCTTGTTAAAAAATGGGATACAGAAAATGAAATGTTGGTAGATGTACCCAGATTAGAAATAGtacaatacaaaacaaatatattacattttgatgaCTGTTTGGGTCCTTATCCATATGAAGAACTATCAAAATGGAATGGTTTATCATCACTGCTCACTA ataACTTGATACTCAGGTTATGCCCCGAAACAAAATTCATTCGATCAGCAATGGAGTTATTTCCAACATCAGTTAAAGAAAACaccaaaaaaagaagaaaatggGGTCCTATTAGAAGTGAAACAGATGTTGGATATGAACATTTGCCCAACTTGGTACCgaaagaagaaaataaaataag atttactgAACCTCCAGAATGTCATTATCCACCTGGTTCGTCACTTTCAGAAATCACTAAATATTCACTTGATACTTCATACATACTTGATAACATGGCTGAAAAACATGAAag taaaatagatttattagcCGAACTACAATTTTcctatatttgttttcttcTTGGTTTAAGTTATGAGTCTTTTGAGCGCTGGAAGAagctatttcaattattttgtatgagtaAAGATGCAATAGCACAAGATCAAAACTTTTTTGCAAAGTTTTTCATAGCAGTACGTCATCAATTAGAAACCATACCTGAAGGCTTTTTAGTCGacattgttgaaaataataatgttatttataatggcttaaaagaattatttaggACATTAGAAACTTGTGATTTTGCATTGGAGGATGATCTTAAAGATGGAACGATtcaaataaaacgatttttgcAACAAAAGTTTGGTTGGGAATTCAATGGGTTAAATGAAGAAGATGACGATGAAGCCCCCGTTGTTGTTGACTGTACTgaagattcattttaa
- the LOC114129608 gene encoding translation initiation factor eIF-2B subunit alpha isoform X1: MLKEEVSQYFSNIMEKESDISASIAAITTLLKLLEHDKSETVQELDFNLQSAVEVITNSSFRVTGVSSGCALFMRFITFAKLDNITFAECKKVMLDRGKVFLKKLTDARNKVAKITLPFFVDGTNILTHSKSRVVLEAMKLAVNSQKRFHVFISESSPDKSGIEMYNCLKALDIPCTLILDSAVGYIMERVDMVMVGAECVVESGGIINKIGSCTMAICAKEFKKPFYVLTESYKFSRMYPLNQKDLPNNFKYTGNNSNDDNLLNAHPLVDYTHPSYISLLFTDLGILMPSAVSDELIKLYL; encoded by the exons atgttaaaagaaG aggtatctcaatattttagtaatattatggaaAAGGAGTCAGATATAAGTGCTAGTATAGCAGCAATcactacattattaaaattattggaaCATGATAAAT CTGAAACTGTACAAGAACTTGATTTTAATTTGCAATCTGCAGTTGAAGTAATTACAAATAGTAGTTTCCGTGTTACTGGTGTGTCTTCTGGATGTGCTTTATTTATGCGGTTTATAACATTTGCTAAGttggataatatt ACTTTTGCGGAATGTAAAAAAGTCATGTTGGATCGAGGAAAGGTATTTTTGAAGAAACTTACTGATGCGAGAAATAAGGTTGCCAAAATTACTCTTCCTTTCTTTGTTGATGGCAct aatatCTTGACACATTCAAAATCTAGAGTAGTGCTAGAAGCCATGAAATTAGCTGTGAATTCACAAAAAAgatttcatgtttttatatcAGAATCATCTCCTGACAAAAGCGG aATTGAAATGTACAACTGCTTGAAGGCACTTGATATTCCTTGCACATTGATATTAGATTCTGCTGTTGGCTATATAATGGAAAGGGTCGATATGGTTATGGTTGGAGCTGAATGTGTCGTAGAGAGTGGtggaattattaataag attggaaGTTGTACTATGGCTATTTGTgctaaagaatttaaaaaaccttTTTATGTGCTAACAGAAAGTTATAAGTTCTCACGAATGTATCCTTTGAATCAGAAAGATTTACcaaataatttcaaa TACACTGGAAACAATTCaaatgatgataatttattaaatgctcACCCTTTGGTGGATTATACACACCCGTCATACATCAGCTTGCTTTTTACCGACCTTGGAATTTTGATGCCATCGGCTGTAAGTGacgaattaataaaactatacttataa
- the LOC114129608 gene encoding translation initiation factor eIF-2B subunit alpha isoform X2 has translation MEKESDISASIAAITTLLKLLEHDKSETVQELDFNLQSAVEVITNSSFRVTGVSSGCALFMRFITFAKLDNITFAECKKVMLDRGKVFLKKLTDARNKVAKITLPFFVDGTNILTHSKSRVVLEAMKLAVNSQKRFHVFISESSPDKSGIEMYNCLKALDIPCTLILDSAVGYIMERVDMVMVGAECVVESGGIINKIGSCTMAICAKEFKKPFYVLTESYKFSRMYPLNQKDLPNNFKYTGNNSNDDNLLNAHPLVDYTHPSYISLLFTDLGILMPSAVSDELIKLYL, from the exons atggaaAAGGAGTCAGATATAAGTGCTAGTATAGCAGCAATcactacattattaaaattattggaaCATGATAAAT CTGAAACTGTACAAGAACTTGATTTTAATTTGCAATCTGCAGTTGAAGTAATTACAAATAGTAGTTTCCGTGTTACTGGTGTGTCTTCTGGATGTGCTTTATTTATGCGGTTTATAACATTTGCTAAGttggataatatt ACTTTTGCGGAATGTAAAAAAGTCATGTTGGATCGAGGAAAGGTATTTTTGAAGAAACTTACTGATGCGAGAAATAAGGTTGCCAAAATTACTCTTCCTTTCTTTGTTGATGGCAct aatatCTTGACACATTCAAAATCTAGAGTAGTGCTAGAAGCCATGAAATTAGCTGTGAATTCACAAAAAAgatttcatgtttttatatcAGAATCATCTCCTGACAAAAGCGG aATTGAAATGTACAACTGCTTGAAGGCACTTGATATTCCTTGCACATTGATATTAGATTCTGCTGTTGGCTATATAATGGAAAGGGTCGATATGGTTATGGTTGGAGCTGAATGTGTCGTAGAGAGTGGtggaattattaataag attggaaGTTGTACTATGGCTATTTGTgctaaagaatttaaaaaaccttTTTATGTGCTAACAGAAAGTTATAAGTTCTCACGAATGTATCCTTTGAATCAGAAAGATTTACcaaataatttcaaa TACACTGGAAACAATTCaaatgatgataatttattaaatgctcACCCTTTGGTGGATTATACACACCCGTCATACATCAGCTTGCTTTTTACCGACCTTGGAATTTTGATGCCATCGGCTGTAAGTGacgaattaataaaactatacttataa
- the LOC114129608 gene encoding translation initiation factor eIF-2B subunit alpha isoform X3: MSCRKRKRLTLAQKIEIIKFVEAENVGIRAVAEKFKIGKTQTFAECKKVMLDRGKVFLKKLTDARNKVAKITLPFFVDGTNILTHSKSRVVLEAMKLAVNSQKRFHVFISESSPDKSGIEMYNCLKALDIPCTLILDSAVGYIMERVDMVMVGAECVVESGGIINKIGSCTMAICAKEFKKPFYVLTESYKFSRMYPLNQKDLPNNFKYTGNNSNDDNLLNAHPLVDYTHPSYISLLFTDLGILMPSAVSDELIKLYL, translated from the exons ATGTCTTGTAGAAAACGAAAAAGACTAACTTTGgcacaaaaaattgaaattataaaatttgtggAAGCAGAAAATGTTGGAATAAGAGCAGTAGctgaaaaatttaagattgGTAAAACACAG ACTTTTGCGGAATGTAAAAAAGTCATGTTGGATCGAGGAAAGGTATTTTTGAAGAAACTTACTGATGCGAGAAATAAGGTTGCCAAAATTACTCTTCCTTTCTTTGTTGATGGCAct aatatCTTGACACATTCAAAATCTAGAGTAGTGCTAGAAGCCATGAAATTAGCTGTGAATTCACAAAAAAgatttcatgtttttatatcAGAATCATCTCCTGACAAAAGCGG aATTGAAATGTACAACTGCTTGAAGGCACTTGATATTCCTTGCACATTGATATTAGATTCTGCTGTTGGCTATATAATGGAAAGGGTCGATATGGTTATGGTTGGAGCTGAATGTGTCGTAGAGAGTGGtggaattattaataag attggaaGTTGTACTATGGCTATTTGTgctaaagaatttaaaaaaccttTTTATGTGCTAACAGAAAGTTATAAGTTCTCACGAATGTATCCTTTGAATCAGAAAGATTTACcaaataatttcaaa TACACTGGAAACAATTCaaatgatgataatttattaaatgctcACCCTTTGGTGGATTATACACACCCGTCATACATCAGCTTGCTTTTTACCGACCTTGGAATTTTGATGCCATCGGCTGTAAGTGacgaattaataaaactatacttataa
- the LOC114129610 gene encoding uncharacterized protein LOC114129610 yields MFVQNPMAELKQYGYSSEPYLIIATALYTASLAVSSTLKRSCEPIIPFGECLVGVYENQHYAHSLINISQYLISFIVVLLAGAWSDNHGRRRRPLIFLPIIAQILTDSLYIVFYYWHWPSAFDLIMKCLKWIIPAFYVGRNMFWVGVMSYVSENSTIESRTLKHGIIIATYPLSLLVGAGIVALIKIVIPYYSQDHVLFLVTILLNLIALMVVHLYIKDTSDSYDKDIRWQKPKYILKEFISLFKNKSMSLAIILAVLIICQSILVTRIGCDYGLLMEYIENNWRNDEEVYFSISRTLAIFFGIVFSVSVLSHCMKINDLKIGILSCCFYIAAAICYIFPVLIWQIIMITIIYLCHGTAVTIISSLVSKLVATEQLGRINSIQMCMNSLLTVVVVTSYKSAFGYIHFTKSGHLCLMAFLYIFLTLPILSMFMILHSKYKDFWQNDTIAVNQKNVYTISQ; encoded by the exons atgttcgtCCAAAACCCGATGGCGGAATTAAAACAGTATGGTTACAGTTCGGAACCTTACCTGATAATAGCAACTGCCCTTTATACAGCATCCCTGGCGGTATCTAGTACGTTGAAAAGATCCTGTGAGCCAATAATTCCGTTCGGAGAATGTCTAGTTGGTGTTTACGAAAATCAACACTATGCACATTCGCTTATTAATATCTCACAGTATTTGATTTCTTTCATAGTTGTATTACTAGCAG gtGCATGGAGTGACAATCATGGAAGAAGACGTAGACCTTTGATTTTCCTACCAATTATTGCACAGATTTTAACAGATAGTTTATACATTGTGTTTTACTATTGGCACTGGCCATCGGCATTTGATTTAATCATGAAATGTTTGAAATGGATAATACCTGCATTTTACGTTGGTCGAAATATGTTCTGGGTCGGTGTAATGTCATATGTATCGGAAAATTCAACTATTGAATCAAGAACTTTGAAACATGGAATAATAATTGCAACTTATCCTTTAAGTTTATTAGTGGGCGCTGGTATAGTTGCACTAATAAAAATCGTCATTCCATATTATTCTCAAGATCACGTATTGTTTttggtaacaatattattaaatttgattgcgTTAATGgttgtacatttgtatattaaagaCACATCTGACTCGTATGATAAAGACATTAGGTGGCAGaaaccaaaatatattctaaaagagtttatcagtttatttaaaaataaatcaatgagTTTAGCTATTATATTAGCCGTACTGATTATATGCCAATCAATATTAGTAACAAGAATAGGAT gtgattatggtttattaatggagtatattgaaaataattggcGTAATGACGAGGaagtttattttagtatttcaaGAACGTTGGCCAtattttttg gaATTGTGTTTTCGGTTTCTGTTCTAAGCcattgtatgaaaataaatgatttaaaaattggcATTTTATCTTGCTGCTTTTATATTGCAGCTGCTATTTGCTACATTTTTCCAGTTCTAATTTGGCAAATCATTatga ttacaattatttatttatgccaCGGAACAGctgttactattattagttCATTAGTATCTAAATTAGTGGCGACCGAACAACTAG gTCGAATAAATTCCATTCAAATGTGTATGAACTCGTTATTGACTGTTGTTGTAGTTACGTCTTATAAATCCGCATTTGgttacattcattttactaaATCTGGACATTTGTGTTTGATGGCTttcttgtatatatttttaaccctacccatattatctatgtttat gATTTTGCATTCTAAGTACAAAGATTTCTGGCAAAATGATACCATAGcagtaaatcaaaaaaatgtatatactataagtcaataa